The sequence below is a genomic window from Brooklawnia cerclae.
CGGCCTGCCAGCCTGCCACTTCGCCGTCCTCATCGGCGCCTGCGACTACCGCGAATACACGGTCTTCCAGGATGAGGAAGACGTGGCGCTCATGGTCCGCGAAGGCCGCGCCTTCCTCGACTCGATCGCCGAGGGAAGGCGTCCGGTCATCGACGGATCAGACGAGACCTACCAGGCCGTCCGGCAGCTCCATCCAGACATCGACGGGAGCCGCATCGAGATCCCGCCATCAATAGGGCGCGATCTGCTCGCCGCAGACGCCAACGCAAAAAGGGCAGACGCCGAACGCCGCCGCCTCATCTCAACCGTCCTCGACCTCATGGGAAAAGCGAAGCACGCCGACATCGACGGCACCCGCATCGCCTACCGGACCGCCCGGGCAACCAAGGACGGCGAGCCCGGCACGCCATTCCTCCTCCTCGATCGCAAAGCAACCCTCACACACCACGGAGACGCAGCATGACAACCATCGGCAACGCCGTCGCCACCCGCTCAGAGAAGCAGTCAGCGACAGCCCTTATCACGCAATACAAGCAGGATTTCGCCCAAGTCCTGCCCTCCCATATCAACGCCGACACGTGGGTCCGTGTCGCCCAGGGGGCACTCAAGAAGGGACGCCGCGACCGGGATTCTGGAATGTTCGAGCTGGAAGTCGCGGCCCTCAACAACCCCGGCGCGTTCCTGTCCAGCCTGCTGGACGCCTCACGCCTCGGCCTGGAACCCGGCACGGAGGAGTACTACCTGACACCCCGGAAAGTGAAGGGACGCCTGGAGATCCTCGGGATCGTCGGCTACCAAGGACTCATCGAGCTGATCTACCGGGCGGGTGCGGTATCCAGCGTGGTTGCCGAAGTCGTCTACAGCGACGACACGTTCAGCTACCAGCCGGGCCGTGACGAGCGACCCGTCCACATCATCGACTGGGACGCCGAGGACCGCGGCACGCTACGCCTCGTCTACGCCTACGCCGTCATGAAGGACGGCGCCACCAGCAAGGTGGTCGTCCTCAACAGGCACGACATCTCACACATCAAGTCCTCGTCGCAGGGGGCCAACTCGGAATACTCGCCGTGGCAGACCAACCCTGCCGCGATGTGGCTCAAGTCGGCGGTCCGGCAGCTCGCAAAGTGGGTCCCCACCTCAGCCGAGTATCGCCGCGAGCAGCTCCGCGCCGCCCAGGATGTCATCGCTGAGAACGCTGGCCGGACAGCGCCGACGCGGCTGGAGCAGCAGGCGGCGCCGCACGAGACAGCCGAAGGCGAGTACGTCGACGAGGTCACCGGAGAGGTCTTCACCTCAAAACCCGTCGACGCCGAAGTTGTCGAACCGAGCGGCGGAGCGATGTTCCCGCAGGAGTCCCGATGACCTGGACAGGCTGGCGCGACTCCCCCATCGCGGGATTCGACACCGAGACCGACTCGGCGGACCCGGAGGACGCGCACATCATCACCGCCACCGTCGGAATCGCCGAGGGCAGGCGGTGGCAGACGACGAGCTGGATACTCAAGCCCGAACGCCCGATCCCCGAGCAAGCCTCACGCATCCACGGCGTCACCACCGAGCGGGCCACCCAGGAGGGCCAGGACCGCGCCGAGGCCATCGCCGAGATAGCCGGGCACATCAACGCGGCCTGGCTCGCCGGGGCCTCCCTCGTCGCCTTCAACGCATCCTTCGATATCACGATCCTGGACCGCGAACTCCGGCGGCTGGGGCTCGAACCGCTCAAGGTCGACGGGATGGTCATCGATCCGTTCGTCATCGACAAGGGCATCGATCCGTTCAGGCGAGGCTCCCGCAAGCTCGCCGACGTGTGCCGCCACTACGACATCCTGCTGGACAACGCCCACGACGCCGGAGCCGACGCACACGCCGCCGCCCGCCTCGCCTGGAAGCTCGCGCCCAACCTCCCGGTCGTGCCCGGCGACCAAGCCGCATCGGCTGACCTCGGCCTCGACCGTCAGCGGGAATGGCACCAGCAGCAGAAGCTCAGCCTCGCCAAGTACTTCCGCACCAAGAAGGGCGACGAGCAGACCGCCGCGAACATCGAGGCCGAAGCCGAAGCCGGATGGCCACTGCGGACGTGGAGCGCACAGGAAGGACTTGTCGCATGACCCCACCCGATCCCCGCCCCCATCGCCCCGCACCCATCCCGGTGCGGGGCTTCTTGTTTCTGTCCGCCCTCCCCATCCTCGCCGCCACCCTCGGCCTGCACGGCCTGACCGTGGCCGCCTGCGCCGCTCTCATCATCGCCGTCACCCTGCACGGGCTGGCGGCAGGAAAGGAGCGGTCATGATCCCCGGCCAGACCATCACTGTGACCGCCGACGTCGACGTCAGGCTCGACGACATCGT
It includes:
- a CDS encoding recombinase RecT; the protein is MTTIGNAVATRSEKQSATALITQYKQDFAQVLPSHINADTWVRVAQGALKKGRRDRDSGMFELEVAALNNPGAFLSSLLDASRLGLEPGTEEYYLTPRKVKGRLEILGIVGYQGLIELIYRAGAVSSVVAEVVYSDDTFSYQPGRDERPVHIIDWDAEDRGTLRLVYAYAVMKDGATSKVVVLNRHDISHIKSSSQGANSEYSPWQTNPAAMWLKSAVRQLAKWVPTSAEYRREQLRAAQDVIAENAGRTAPTRLEQQAAPHETAEGEYVDEVTGEVFTSKPVDAEVVEPSGGAMFPQESR
- a CDS encoding exonuclease domain-containing protein, with translation MTWTGWRDSPIAGFDTETDSADPEDAHIITATVGIAEGRRWQTTSWILKPERPIPEQASRIHGVTTERATQEGQDRAEAIAEIAGHINAAWLAGASLVAFNASFDITILDRELRRLGLEPLKVDGMVIDPFVIDKGIDPFRRGSRKLADVCRHYDILLDNAHDAGADAHAAARLAWKLAPNLPVVPGDQAASADLGLDRQREWHQQQKLSLAKYFRTKKGDEQTAANIEAEAEAGWPLRTWSAQEGLVA
- a CDS encoding YqaJ viral recombinase family protein, translating into MDGPERIESHTPGSPQWHSQRTARLGGSEIAAVLGLSPFESRFSLWHRKAGIIDAAEDSPEMEWGRRLEDAIRQRWAEDHHTSRMVTGATYLLDGWKIASPDGLAYRDGSDTPALVEVKHPMRGDEWGETGSDQVPVYYLTQARWYMHVLGLPACHFAVLIGACDYREYTVFQDEEDVALMVREGRAFLDSIAEGRRPVIDGSDETYQAVRQLHPDIDGSRIEIPPSIGRDLLAADANAKRADAERRRLISTVLDLMGKAKHADIDGTRIAYRTARATKDGEPGTPFLLLDRKATLTHHGDAA